Genomic window (Syngnathoides biaculeatus isolate LvHL_M chromosome 6, ASM1980259v1, whole genome shotgun sequence):
gttttttttttgcccaagtaGGCTCAAGATccttagatggatggatggatgaaatatataatatatttccaaaactgAATCCTGgaccgtgtgccctgtgactgactggtgaccagttcagggtgtagtcctggaacctgggataggctccagcactcccctgtatgaggataagcaggttaGGAAAAGAAGGAATTAATGCTGCACCTACTAAAAGGCAATGGCGTGGCACTTTCATCATCATAAAagcaccatccattttctaagccgcttatcctcacaaggtttgcgcggagtgctggcgcctatcccagctttcaacgggcaggaggcagggtacaccctgaactggttgccagccaatcactgggcagatcgagacaaacagccacactcacacctaggggcaatttagagtctccaattaatgaatgtggagaaaatccacacaggcacggggagaacatacaaactccacacaagagtgtcagggattgaacccggcatctcagaactgtcaggccaacctgGAAAAGcaccatcaaacaaaaatgacacaaaacgtATGAAGACTGATGTAATGGTGTGCTGCATTTACTCATAAATTTCATGGcaaagatagatgaacaaagttcatttaaaattttcagaCCTATTAAAGGGAATTGGATAAATTCCCATCACGAAAATtcacacagatttttttaagcAGTTTTTAGTTCTGTAGTTCTGCACAGTGGAAACCTCAGTTCACAGACAcccaatgtttacaaaaatattggTTTCCAAACTACAATTTGGAACAGTAATTCTTTTTGTGAATCGAGGTTCTACTGTAGTGATGTGAACCCCTACCTGTCCTTTTTGACGTCATATCCGATATATACTTTGGCACATTATGTGTTTACACGATTCTTTCGGGTCTATCCTGCAAATATAGTGACTGTGTCATGCTGTTTTCCGTAGGCACGGCCATGCTACCTGTGGTAGCGTTCCCTTTTGAAGATTTTTACATTGACACTCATCATATGAGCCATAAATTGGAACCTCAAGAGCAGCAGGCCCTGTTCTACATGGGTCTCGTGGCTGCTGCGCTGGGCATTGGCGGCATCCGGGCCATCCTCTGTCCCTTGGGAGCATACAGCCTACACAACTACAATCAGTACCAGCTACTGGGTTTCTTCAACTGGTATGTGATGCATCTGCTGTTCATTTAGTTAGCGAGTAAGTACATACAGTTATTGCAATATGTGGATTATATAGCGGATTGCAATTTATACTGTGACTCCATTGAATGCATTACTGAGTGGAAAGGAGAAGACAATACTTCATTGTTGTGTAATTATtgtacaaaaatgacatttagcAGGTTCTTCTTGGGACtcattgtgtttttcttctcaaaaaGACATTGCAATTAAGATATAACATTATAATAAGACGGTTTAATGCGTTGAAAATAGGTTCACATAACTTAAGGataagagaagaaaaatgacTTGGAGACTTGTGTgatatttgttttcatcatGTTTAGGTTCTACTGGTTGGTCAACCTGAATTCCACTGTTGTGTTTCTGGGCATTGCTTACATCCAGCAATCTGTGGCCAAAAATCTGGGTTTTCTAATCCCCTTTACGTCTGCACTTCTGGCGCTCATTGCCATACACATGATGCGCAGCAAACTCACCTACAAACCCAAGAAAGGTAAAAGTACACACTGTATAACAGCATCAATATTCTTAGTCATTTTTGGTTTcacaattttcatttaatcTACCTGATATCATCCTTCAGATTTGGTCAACATTTTACACAAAACATGTAATTTACAGGtaacagagaggaaaaaaagaaccttTCTAATCACTTTGGTACTCAACTACACAAAAATCTCACGCCCTCCGCCcactttaccccaaaaaatctcacttactgaaaaaaaaacaaactcacatgCACCCAAAAAATCTCCGTCATGCTGAGAAAAAAGTCACCCTCAGccctctcccccccaaaaaatctcaaataatcaatcaatagtcaaataataatcaataaaaaataaaacctcataGTCATAAAAATCATTTGGGTTGTGGGCGTAAGTaagtttttttgggtgggtggttTAAGAATGTGAGGTCAACATTATTTTTGGCCTGTACAGCGCCTCAGACCAATCTCTTTTCATTTCTGTCGAAGGCGGATCCTTACTGACGACGTTTGGAGTGTTCTTAAACTCGCTCAAGATGTGCTGCCTTCACTATCGCCACCTGAGTGGAGATGTGCCATCATGGCTGGACCGGGCTAAGGAGAACAACGGCGGGCGCTACAGTGAGACTCACGTAGAGAACGTCAAAGTGCTGGCCAACCTCTTCCCTCTTTATGGACTCCAACTACTATACCGAGCCTGTGTCACTCAGGCAAGCCGCTACTGTCAGTCGAGTCTCGAGTGCAAAGTACAAAAGTGGATCGTTTCTATGCTCGGTGTGTTTCCACGCAGATCCCCTCAGGATACTACATCCAGACGATGAACTCCAACCTTCACCTGAGTGACGTCCTCTTGCCCATCGGCACCATGAACGTGATCAGCATCGTACCTCTTCTCATATTGGCCCCGCTGATTGAATGTGTGAACACCTGCGCCCTCTCCATGGCAAAAACTCCACTGGCGCCCACAAGAGTCATTAGTGAGTAGTTCCCTTTGGGCAGCACTTACAATGCAGCATGTCGTTTCACGATCATCTTCATCTAAATAATCTCTTTGTTCTGCCTCTGCTGTCCTCCCTCTTCTCTCTTGAAATGACTTGTCTTACAACTCCCATTCTGCAGCCCCCGGTCTGATCACCCCACCCTATCTCGTAATCCTTCCCTTACAGCTCTGGGACACGCGTGTGCAGCTCTGTCCGTCCTGTTGGCAGGTGTATCTGAGCTGCACAGGAAGGCCTTCCCCCTGGTGGAGCAAACCCTCTCCGGGAAGGCTCTGCAAGTATCGTCCATGCCGTGTTTCCAGCTGGCTCCGCAGTACATCCTACTTGGACTGGCTGAGGCTCTGGTCATTCCGGCATGTGAGTGGAAGGCAGACGTTTTGAATGGGTCATTCAAAATCAGAAGGATTCTTCTTCTAACAATGGCAACGATTCCCAAAGCGTTAAAAGAGTTATTGAAGTcgttactgtatatatttgatCACAATTTTTAGTAATAC
Coding sequences:
- the slc15a5 gene encoding solute carrier family 15 member 5 isoform X1; the encoded protein is MREPGPQFAGGMVAGEVQRLPDSKRHLGRLSKTPHPGRRTPPENRKKLQVIICVLLVELCERFTFFGIVCNMILFCTVKLGYDNYMAATVNLCFIGASTLTPVLVGWFAETCLGRTKVLYLCTFLHFFGTAMLPVVAFPFEDFYIDTHHMSHKLEPQEQQALFYMGLVAAALGIGGIRAILCPLGAYSLHNYNQYQLLGFFNWFYWLVNLNSTVVFLGIAYIQQSVAKNLGFLIPFTSALLALIAIHMMRSKLTYKPKKGGSLLTTFGVFLNSLKMCCLHYRHLSGDVPSWLDRAKENNGGRYSETHVENVKVLANLFPLYGLQLLYRACVTQIPSGYYIQTMNSNLHLSDVLLPIGTMNVISIVPLLILAPLIECVNTCALSMAKTPLAPTRVITLGHACAALSVLLAGVSELHRKAFPLVEQTLSGKALQVSSMPCFQLAPQYILLGLAEALVIPACSLISFQLTPGHIRGISLHFLTLSYGGGCFLGAICIQLVYFVSGGSFYPSVLHDGNLERFFFVMATLMMINTLVYWSISHRYIDLSVRGKALTTSPLTEKLLQYKACLRYYDTVDHSYTNNSCDSIIRLS
- the slc15a5 gene encoding solute carrier family 15 member 5 isoform X2, translated to MREPGPQFAGGMVAGEVQRLPDSKRHLGRLSKTPHPGRRTPPENRKKLQVIICVLLLGYDNYMAATVNLCFIGASTLTPVLVGWFAETCLGRTKVLYLCTFLHFFGTAMLPVVAFPFEDFYIDTHHMSHKLEPQEQQALFYMGLVAAALGIGGIRAILCPLGAYSLHNYNQYQLLGFFNWFYWLVNLNSTVVFLGIAYIQQSVAKNLGFLIPFTSALLALIAIHMMRSKLTYKPKKGGSLLTTFGVFLNSLKMCCLHYRHLSGDVPSWLDRAKENNGGRYSETHVENVKVLANLFPLYGLQLLYRACVTQIPSGYYIQTMNSNLHLSDVLLPIGTMNVISIVPLLILAPLIECVNTCALSMAKTPLAPTRVITLGHACAALSVLLAGVSELHRKAFPLVEQTLSGKALQVSSMPCFQLAPQYILLGLAEALVIPACSLISFQLTPGHIRGISLHFLTLSYGGGCFLGAICIQLVYFVSGGSFYPSVLHDGNLERFFFVMATLMMINTLVYWSISHRYIDLSVRGKALTTSPLTEKLLQYKACLRYYDTVDHSYTNNSCDSIIRLS
- the slc15a5 gene encoding solute carrier family 15 member 5 isoform X3, with the protein product MREPGPQFAGGMVAGEVQRLPDSKRHLGRLSKTPHPGRRTPPENRKKLQLGYDNYMAATVNLCFIGASTLTPVLVGWFAETCLGRTKVLYLCTFLHFFGTAMLPVVAFPFEDFYIDTHHMSHKLEPQEQQALFYMGLVAAALGIGGIRAILCPLGAYSLHNYNQYQLLGFFNWFYWLVNLNSTVVFLGIAYIQQSVAKNLGFLIPFTSALLALIAIHMMRSKLTYKPKKGGSLLTTFGVFLNSLKMCCLHYRHLSGDVPSWLDRAKENNGGRYSETHVENVKVLANLFPLYGLQLLYRACVTQIPSGYYIQTMNSNLHLSDVLLPIGTMNVISIVPLLILAPLIECVNTCALSMAKTPLAPTRVITLGHACAALSVLLAGVSELHRKAFPLVEQTLSGKALQVSSMPCFQLAPQYILLGLAEALVIPACSLISFQLTPGHIRGISLHFLTLSYGGGCFLGAICIQLVYFVSGGSFYPSVLHDGNLERFFFVMATLMMINTLVYWSISHRYIDLSVRGKALTTSPLTEKLLQYKACLRYYDTVDHSYTNNSCDSIIRLS
- the slc15a5 gene encoding solute carrier family 15 member 5 isoform X4, with translation MAATVNLCFIGASTLTPVLVGWFAETCLGRTKVLYLCTFLHFFGTAMLPVVAFPFEDFYIDTHHMSHKLEPQEQQALFYMGLVAAALGIGGIRAILCPLGAYSLHNYNQYQLLGFFNWFYWLVNLNSTVVFLGIAYIQQSVAKNLGFLIPFTSALLALIAIHMMRSKLTYKPKKGGSLLTTFGVFLNSLKMCCLHYRHLSGDVPSWLDRAKENNGGRYSETHVENVKVLANLFPLYGLQLLYRACVTQIPSGYYIQTMNSNLHLSDVLLPIGTMNVISIVPLLILAPLIECVNTCALSMAKTPLAPTRVITLGHACAALSVLLAGVSELHRKAFPLVEQTLSGKALQVSSMPCFQLAPQYILLGLAEALVIPACSLISFQLTPGHIRGISLHFLTLSYGGGCFLGAICIQLVYFVSGGSFYPSVLHDGNLERFFFVMATLMMINTLVYWSISHRYIDLSVRGKALTTSPLTEKLLQYKACLRYYDTVDHSYTNNSCDSIIRLS
- the slc15a5 gene encoding solute carrier family 15 member 5 isoform X5, producing the protein MLPVVAFPFEDFYIDTHHMSHKLEPQEQQALFYMGLVAAALGIGGIRAILCPLGAYSLHNYNQYQLLGFFNWFYWLVNLNSTVVFLGIAYIQQSVAKNLGFLIPFTSALLALIAIHMMRSKLTYKPKKGGSLLTTFGVFLNSLKMCCLHYRHLSGDVPSWLDRAKENNGGRYSETHVENVKVLANLFPLYGLQLLYRACVTQIPSGYYIQTMNSNLHLSDVLLPIGTMNVISIVPLLILAPLIECVNTCALSMAKTPLAPTRVITLGHACAALSVLLAGVSELHRKAFPLVEQTLSGKALQVSSMPCFQLAPQYILLGLAEALVIPACSLISFQLTPGHIRGISLHFLTLSYGGGCFLGAICIQLVYFVSGGSFYPSVLHDGNLERFFFVMATLMMINTLVYWSISHRYIDLSVRGKALTTSPLTEKLLQYKACLRYYDTVDHSYTNNSCDSIIRLS